The DNA window CGCGGCGGCCACGCCGCCGACCGCCACGCCGACCCACCACCACGGCAGGCCGGCCAGCAGCAGCACGAAGGCACCGCTGGCAGCGATCAGCACGCCGGTACCGAAGTCCGGCTGCAGCATCACCAGGCCGGTGGGCACGCCGATGATCACCGCGCTGACCAGCACGGTGTTGAAGCGCGGCGGCAGCGGCATGCGGTGCAGGTACCAGGCCACCATCATCGGAAGGCTGACCTTGAGCAGTTCGGCCGGCTGCAGGTAGAACAGCTTCAGGTCCAGCCACTGTCGCCCGTACTTGCCGGTGCCGAGCACGAACACGGCCAACAGCGGAATCATCGAAATGGCGTAAATGAGCGGCGTGGCCGAGCGGATGCGCAGGATCGATATCCGCGAGATCGCCCACATCGCGCCCAGGCCCACCACAAAACGCGCGCCCTGAGCGAACACCAGGCCGTCGCCCCCCGCGCTCTTCAGCACGGCCAGGCCAATCAGCATCAGACTGCCCAGGGCCAGGCACAGCACCCAGTCGAGGGTGCTGACAAAGCGCACGACCATGTCGGTCGCCCAGCGCAGAAACTCTTTCATCGGCTGCGCTCCGGTGCGGGTGCGGTCGGGGTCGGTACCACCGCAGCAGGCGACGGCGCGCCGGGATCGGGCGGGGGCGGTGCAACCGGCAGCTGTGTGCCAACCATCACCGGCAGGATCTCCAGCGCGAGCGCGGCCACGTCACCGGCCTCACGCGCCGCGCTGTCGCCACCGTCAAAGGCGGTCAGGCCGATGGCGGTGGTGCCGCGCTCGCTGTCCAGCGGCTCCATGCCCTCGGGCATTTTGCCAAGCAGCCACGCGTCGAACAGCTTGCGCGCGATCGGAGCCGCCGCCGAGCCACCATAACCACCGCCTTCCACCGCGATGGCCACCGCGATCACCGGGTTCTCGGCCGGTGCGAAGCCGACGAACAGCGAACGGTGGCGCAGGTGCATGGGCAGGCTCTTGGGGTTCACGGCTGCGGTGCCGCGGCGACTGATCACCTGCGCGGTGCCGGTCTTGCCGGCAATCGTGTACGGCGCGCCCGCTGCGGCGCGTGCGCCACTGCCGCCCGGACGCATCGTGCCCATCATGCCCTCGCGCACCGCCTGCAGGTTGCTGGCAACAGGGCTGATCGGCTTGCTCTTGCCGGCGGCCATCGGCACCCAGTCGGCATCGAAACCTTCGCGCGTCTGCATCACCAGATGCGGCGTGCGCAGCTGGCCATCGGCAATGCCGCCGACGCCGTGCACCAGCTGCAGCGGGGTGACCTTCCAGTCGCCCTGGCCAATGCTCACATTGACCGTGTCACCGGGGTACCAGCGTTCTTTGCGCGATTTGGCCTTGTTCTGCGGCGACGGCAGGATGCCGCCGATCTCGCCGGTCAGGTCGATGCCGGTCGGCTCGCCAAAACCGTAGTAGCCCATGTAGTGATCGAACTTCTCGATGCCCATGTCCAGGGCAAGCTTGTAGTAATACGTGTTGACCGACTGGGTGATCGACTTGCGCAGGTCGGTCCAGCCATGTCCGCCACGGTTGGCATCACCCCAGCCACGCGAGGTGCCGGGCAGGTAAAACATGCCGGTGGAGAGAATCTTGTCTTCCGGCTTGCGCACGCCGCTGTCCAGGCCGGCCAGGCCGATCAGCGGCTTGATCGTGGAACCGGGGGCCACGCCGCCCAGCACCAGGCGGTTGAACTGGGGCCGCGAGGGGTTTTCGTTCAGGGCCTTGAAGTCGGCATGCGAGATGCCGTTGACGAACAGGTTGGGGTCGTACGACGGCAGGCTGACCATGGCCAGGATCTCGCCGGTGCGCGGATCCATCGCCACCGCCGAGCCTTCGAATTCGCCAAAGGCGGCGACCATGGCGCGCTGCAGGTCGGCATCGATGGACAGGCGCAGGTCGCTGCCGGACTGCGCGGCCACCCGCCCGATGGTGCGGATGGCGCGGCCCTGCACATTGGTTTCGACCTGCTCGTAGCCGACCTTGCCGCGCAGTTGCTGCTCGTAATAGCGCTCCAGCCCGGACTTGCCGATGTGAGTCAGCGCCGCGTTGCCTTCGCCCAGCATCTCCAGGTCTTTGTCGTCGACCCGGCCGACGTAGCCGATGATGTGGGTGAACAGGTCGCCGTACGGGTATCGACGGGTCAGGTAGGGCTCCAGCTCGACCCCGGGGTAGCGCCAGCGGTCGACCGCGAAACGGGCCATCTCTTCGTCGCTGACGCGCAGCTTCAGCGTGACCGGCAGGAAGCTGCGGCGCGCCTTGCGCGATTTGTTGAAGGTCTCGATCTCTTCCGGACTGATATCCAGGATCTTCGCCAGCCCGGCCAGGGTGGCGTCCATGTCCTTGACCTTGTCCGGGGTAATGTCGAGCCGGAACGCGGGCACGTTCTCGGCCAGCAGGCGGCCGTTGCGGTCGTAGATCATGCCGCGCCCGGGCACCACCGGCCGGGGTTTGATGCGGTTGGCTTCCGAGCGCGTGGCGTAGACGTCGTGGTCGAGCACCTGCAGCTTGAAGTACCAGCCGCCCAGGCCGAGCAGGCAGACCAGCACGCCGAGGAAGCCCAGCGCGGCGCGGCGCCGGAACTGCTCAGCTTCGGCGTGCGGGTTCTTGGCCGGACGGCGCATGTACATGTCAGCGCCCGCGACGTCCGAAGCGCACGGCGTCGAGCAGCACGAACGCCAGCGGCCACAGCGCCATGCCCAGCAACGGCGCCCACCAGTACGACCACGGCAGGGTCGGTTCGCCCACGGCGATGTGGACCACGGCGCTGACGATGCGGTCATTGAACAGCAGGCCGCCGATGGCCAGCATCTGCTGCGACATCGGGAAAAAGCGGATGCGCGCGCGGAACCGCTGCAGGATGAAGGTCAGCATCACCAGCCGCAGCGCCTGTTCGCCCAGCACGCCGCCGTACAGCAGGTCGGCAATGACGCCGCAGCTGAAGGCTACGCCGAGGCCGACGCGTTCGGGGGCTTCGATCACCCAGTACGCCAGCACCAGCGCCAGCCAGTAGGGGCGCAGCGGTTGCAGCAGTTCGGGCAGCGGCAGCAGGCCCAGCAGCAGCGCCAGGATGATGCTGACCGGCAGGACCCAGCCTTTGTCGCGCAGGCGGCTCATCGGTTGGGTTCCTGGGGTTGCCGGCCAGCTGCCGGCACTACCGGCGGTGCAGCGGCAGGCGTTACCGAAGCTGCTTCCGGAGAGGTAGGCGGCGCGACCGCAGGCGCAATCGGCGGTTCGGCGGGGCCGCCTGGCGCGTCGGTGGGGAGGCGCAGGTTCGGCGGAATTCGGATCGCAGCACCGGGCCTGAGCAACAACAC is part of the Stenotrophomonas oahuensis genome and encodes:
- the rodA gene encoding rod shape-determining protein RodA, producing MKEFLRWATDMVVRFVSTLDWVLCLALGSLMLIGLAVLKSAGGDGLVFAQGARFVVGLGAMWAISRISILRIRSATPLIYAISMIPLLAVFVLGTGKYGRQWLDLKLFYLQPAELLKVSLPMMVAWYLHRMPLPPRFNTVLVSAVIIGVPTGLVMLQPDFGTGVLIAASGAFVLLLAGLPWWWVGVAVGGVAAAAPVAWIWLLRPYQKDRIMMFLDPESDALGAGWNIIQSKIAIGSGGLDGKGWGQGSQSHLNFIPEQTTDFAFSVLSEEFGWIGVAVVLTLYLVVIGRCLWIASQSRDSYSRLLAGATGLAFFVYVLVNGGMISGLLPVVGVPMPLISYGGTSAVSLLAGFGLVMAARAHQPVHGGYS
- the mrdA gene encoding penicillin-binding protein 2, whose amino-acid sequence is MYMRRPAKNPHAEAEQFRRRAALGFLGVLVCLLGLGGWYFKLQVLDHDVYATRSEANRIKPRPVVPGRGMIYDRNGRLLAENVPAFRLDITPDKVKDMDATLAGLAKILDISPEEIETFNKSRKARRSFLPVTLKLRVSDEEMARFAVDRWRYPGVELEPYLTRRYPYGDLFTHIIGYVGRVDDKDLEMLGEGNAALTHIGKSGLERYYEQQLRGKVGYEQVETNVQGRAIRTIGRVAAQSGSDLRLSIDADLQRAMVAAFGEFEGSAVAMDPRTGEILAMVSLPSYDPNLFVNGISHADFKALNENPSRPQFNRLVLGGVAPGSTIKPLIGLAGLDSGVRKPEDKILSTGMFYLPGTSRGWGDANRGGHGWTDLRKSITQSVNTYYYKLALDMGIEKFDHYMGYYGFGEPTGIDLTGEIGGILPSPQNKAKSRKERWYPGDTVNVSIGQGDWKVTPLQLVHGVGGIADGQLRTPHLVMQTREGFDADWVPMAAGKSKPISPVASNLQAVREGMMGTMRPGGSGARAAAGAPYTIAGKTGTAQVISRRGTAAVNPKSLPMHLRHRSLFVGFAPAENPVIAVAIAVEGGGYGGSAAAPIARKLFDAWLLGKMPEGMEPLDSERGTTAIGLTAFDGGDSAAREAGDVAALALEILPVMVGTQLPVAPPPPDPGAPSPAAVVPTPTAPAPERSR
- the mreD gene encoding rod shape-determining protein MreD, producing the protein MSRLRDKGWVLPVSIILALLLGLLPLPELLQPLRPYWLALVLAYWVIEAPERVGLGVAFSCGVIADLLYGGVLGEQALRLVMLTFILQRFRARIRFFPMSQQMLAIGGLLFNDRIVSAVVHIAVGEPTLPWSYWWAPLLGMALWPLAFVLLDAVRFGRRGR